One genomic window of Paenibacillus xylanilyticus includes the following:
- a CDS encoding glycosyltransferase family 39 protein, translating into MSNVIHKTLYLILIFFVGLFIVSSLFVRAQYNYGLYGDNPILGTQQWSIFLPVITLLLLAGIGLYRLCLRLNKYSPKVVIPVVLLCSMAIQIAIIFVFPRVPTDDSQTVVSLAVSMLYDQDYSSFETGGYLHMFPFNFSIVLYLKTLLSLFPDNYLVIKLFNILFSTLTTLMIYLIYKQLNPKSTERDYGVLIFAATYLPSLFLNNLIYNDVIATAFLTSCLYFLLRFVREKSWKAMLCAAILLAIGNYFRSIGAIVLIAAILYILLNMQSIGFKKVMGSIAVLAVLFNVPGWTQNAVLQSTGTVSEPVGENSAPVYMWLNMGINLERFGFWDNMESYQIYQRQANYNKAESTALFKQEIESKLSEASASELIQMYYKKIIWTWTEGTYQMDRYGIGNESASGMGRGRAGGIAGSYSYTTGVTDLFQGDSIYRTGVLWVVYVMNFLMYCFIFARLVRGIRLKRYDEVSLILVVLGFIGFYILWEIKSRYIYPVYPLLIVLSYMGFKDTYELMFQRKLGWGQPSLGKR; encoded by the coding sequence ATGTCTAATGTGATCCATAAGACGCTTTATCTCATTCTTATTTTCTTTGTTGGTTTGTTTATTGTGTCGTCTCTATTCGTTCGGGCGCAGTATAATTATGGCCTTTATGGAGACAATCCGATCCTGGGAACCCAGCAATGGAGCATTTTCCTTCCGGTCATTACTCTGCTTCTGTTAGCGGGTATCGGGTTATACCGTCTCTGCCTGAGATTGAACAAGTACAGTCCAAAGGTCGTCATCCCGGTGGTTTTGTTATGTTCCATGGCGATTCAGATCGCGATTATCTTTGTGTTTCCAAGAGTGCCGACAGATGACTCCCAGACGGTCGTTTCTCTGGCGGTGAGCATGCTTTACGATCAGGATTATTCCTCGTTTGAAACGGGTGGATATCTTCACATGTTCCCGTTTAACTTTTCCATCGTGCTCTATTTGAAAACATTACTGTCCCTGTTCCCGGATAACTATCTGGTGATCAAGCTGTTTAATATTCTGTTCTCAACGTTGACCACCTTAATGATTTATCTCATTTATAAGCAGCTGAACCCCAAATCTACGGAGCGGGATTACGGCGTTTTGATTTTTGCAGCGACGTACCTGCCTTCCTTATTTTTAAACAACTTAATTTATAACGATGTTATTGCGACGGCATTTCTGACATCCTGTTTATACTTTCTACTTCGGTTTGTACGTGAAAAATCATGGAAGGCTATGCTCTGTGCTGCGATTCTTCTTGCCATCGGAAACTACTTCCGCAGTATCGGCGCCATTGTGCTGATTGCCGCAATCCTGTATATCCTGCTGAACATGCAGAGTATCGGGTTCAAGAAGGTGATGGGCTCCATCGCCGTACTGGCTGTTCTGTTTAATGTCCCAGGCTGGACCCAGAATGCTGTGCTGCAGTCCACAGGTACGGTAAGTGAACCGGTCGGCGAGAATTCGGCCCCCGTCTATATGTGGCTGAACATGGGGATTAACCTCGAACGATTCGGATTCTGGGACAATATGGAGAGCTACCAAATTTATCAGAGACAGGCCAATTACAATAAGGCCGAAAGCACAGCACTATTTAAGCAGGAGATTGAATCGAAGCTGTCGGAAGCGAGTGCCAGTGAATTGATTCAGATGTATTACAAAAAGATCATATGGACCTGGACTGAAGGCACGTACCAGATGGATCGATACGGAATCGGCAATGAAAGTGCCTCAGGCATGGGAAGAGGAAGAGCAGGCGGAATTGCGGGCTCCTATAGTTACACCACTGGGGTAACGGACCTGTTCCAGGGGGATTCAATCTATCGAACGGGTGTGCTTTGGGTTGTATATGTGATGAATTTCCTGATGTACTGTTTTATTTTCGCTCGGTTGGTCCGAGGCATTCGTCTTAAGCGATATGATGAGGTTTCCCTGATTCTGGTGGTTCTCGGATTTATCGGATTCTACATTCTGTGGGAGATCAAATCGCGCTATATCTATCCGGTATATCCGTTGCTTATTGTGTTGTCCTATATGGGGTTCAAGGATACGTATGAATTGATGTTCCAAAGAAAACTCGGCTGGGGACAGCCATCCCTGGGAAAAAGGTGA
- a CDS encoding S-layer homology domain-containing protein, translated as MVHRKKLIHTLLTAPLTCLLFLMWNAQAAHAEQIDSLLPERSEQEIIQKWNEWMKNDPNSTLFTEAPSVKAPYSAGAVSDAYLAQGLNAANFYRFIAGMQGDLVLDPALNRQAQHGAVVVSTGGYLTHYPKQPADMPTDFYKMGYTSASSSNLYMTSSAEGNIITKSIQAYMNDSDVSNIDQLGHRRWILSPQLQRVGFGIAANRQEESTYENYYSAMQVFDQSRTSGTSFNYSLFPNQGAFPIEAFGSTQAWSVQLNRDVFAKPSQSEVQVEMTRLSDQRTWTFNEQNQNTGFPSGYYNVDPTNKTWFNQAYFNVETSGYGYGYAIIFRPDDVQLLKDGDTFNIRITGLKKQDGTTAEISYQTRFFHIEAGQEAQLVQITSAQKDLHIRTGEWMDLPSITAMYDNGISFVPQSNVTYSTNSGHVTIKDGKIHGVQTGKDEIRIRFEGKEIVIPITVTGIPELKDISSHWAKDAILWAVQQDMVSGYDDGTFKPNHQVTEAEFLSMLFKLYSDSNIIKQIDAARGQAIKGRVWSDRYYAYAASLNLGLDASLNNPKLRNHVLTRSEVAQIVAGIGGKNYASDDEAIQFLLNMGYSSGKTAPTVEGYEGDTSLTRAEAVVFLQNLKDKGLELWHRPQKITEASENEKNGGLPDRTIQADYSTNQTLILRGTFKAYANQTIPIQIHGPSPSVNYIQTAQVTTDRNGNFTLTVSQLEAKALNLYVDVREDYSYWISVESGRTAVSNYSE; from the coding sequence ATGGTTCACCGCAAAAAATTAATACACACATTATTGACCGCACCTTTAACATGTTTGTTGTTTCTCATGTGGAATGCCCAGGCGGCCCATGCAGAACAGATCGACAGCTTGCTCCCGGAACGAAGTGAACAGGAGATCATTCAGAAGTGGAACGAGTGGATGAAGAATGATCCTAATTCTACACTGTTCACGGAGGCCCCCTCGGTAAAAGCACCCTACTCTGCCGGTGCTGTGAGTGATGCGTATCTCGCACAAGGCCTGAATGCGGCCAACTTCTATCGCTTTATTGCGGGCATGCAGGGCGATCTGGTTCTCGATCCGGCCTTGAATCGCCAGGCCCAGCACGGTGCGGTCGTGGTTTCCACTGGAGGATACCTGACACACTATCCCAAACAACCGGCAGATATGCCAACCGATTTTTATAAAATGGGTTATACCTCTGCCAGCAGTTCCAATCTGTATATGACCAGCAGTGCCGAAGGCAATATCATTACCAAAAGTATTCAGGCCTATATGAACGATTCCGATGTCTCCAATATCGATCAACTGGGTCACCGGCGCTGGATTTTGAGTCCACAACTGCAGCGGGTCGGCTTCGGTATCGCCGCCAATCGCCAGGAAGAAAGTACATATGAGAACTACTATAGTGCCATGCAGGTATTTGATCAGAGCAGAACCAGTGGGACCTCTTTCAATTACAGTCTGTTTCCAAATCAGGGTGCATTTCCAATTGAGGCTTTTGGCAGCACACAAGCCTGGTCGGTCCAGTTGAATCGCGACGTGTTCGCCAAACCCTCGCAGTCTGAAGTTCAGGTTGAAATGACCCGATTATCCGACCAACGAACATGGACCTTTAATGAACAGAACCAAAATACCGGCTTCCCTTCCGGGTATTACAACGTCGATCCCACGAATAAGACCTGGTTTAACCAGGCTTACTTCAATGTAGAAACAAGCGGGTATGGCTATGGTTACGCCATCATTTTCCGGCCGGATGACGTACAGCTGTTAAAGGACGGCGATACCTTCAACATTCGGATTACCGGATTGAAAAAGCAAGATGGAACCACAGCTGAGATTTCATATCAGACGCGTTTTTTCCATATTGAAGCTGGACAGGAAGCACAGCTCGTCCAAATTACATCGGCGCAAAAGGATCTACATATCCGTACCGGAGAATGGATGGATCTCCCCTCCATCACCGCCATGTATGATAATGGGATATCCTTCGTTCCACAGTCGAACGTTACATATTCGACCAATTCAGGCCATGTGACCATAAAGGACGGGAAGATCCATGGTGTACAGACGGGGAAAGACGAGATTCGTATCCGGTTTGAAGGCAAGGAAATCGTCATTCCGATCACTGTGACCGGTATCCCCGAACTTAAGGATATCAGCTCACACTGGGCGAAGGATGCAATTCTATGGGCCGTTCAGCAGGATATGGTCAGCGGATATGATGATGGTACGTTCAAACCCAATCATCAAGTCACTGAAGCTGAATTCCTGTCCATGCTATTCAAGCTGTATTCAGACTCCAATATCATCAAGCAAATCGACGCAGCGAGAGGACAAGCTATCAAGGGAAGGGTCTGGAGTGATCGTTACTATGCCTACGCCGCTTCCCTTAACCTGGGTCTGGATGCAAGCCTGAACAATCCGAAGCTGCGAAACCATGTCCTGACCCGGTCTGAAGTTGCACAGATCGTAGCTGGTATTGGCGGAAAGAACTATGCGAGCGACGATGAGGCCATCCAATTTTTACTCAACATGGGCTACTCGTCCGGCAAAACAGCTCCTACCGTGGAAGGATACGAAGGCGATACATCATTGACTCGTGCGGAGGCTGTTGTTTTCCTGCAGAATCTGAAAGATAAAGGCCTGGAGTTATGGCATAGACCTCAGAAAATCACGGAAGCATCCGAGAATGAAAAGAACGGAGGTTTACCTGATCGAACCATTCAGGCGGATTACTCCACGAATCAAACACTGATACTCCGGGGGACATTTAAGGCCTATGCCAATCAAACCATCCCCATTCAGATTCATGGACCTTCGCCATCCGTCAATTATATACAGACCGCTCAGGTCACGACAGATCGTAACGGCAATTTCACTCTGACTGTAAGTCAACTTGAAGCCAAGGCATTGAATCTGTACGTCGATGTGCGAGAGGACTATTCGTATTGGATCAGTGTCGAGTCCGGGCGTACTGCCGTTAGCAATTATAGTGAATAA
- a CDS encoding SMI1/KNR4 family protein, giving the protein MLSSKVIEFCQGKGWWHEDVPKEYEEALQKLNIDLQSDFSQFYLHADDGPTFYSRHQEIYQICWVMENTVYLEDMTVAQLTLGLPEAYIPLDSFEGEGGFFYNRQTGEVVLVELGESIELFLSGESRPEWPDFNTFLEWYFELEEKAL; this is encoded by the coding sequence ATGTTATCTAGTAAAGTTATTGAGTTTTGCCAAGGTAAGGGCTGGTGGCATGAAGATGTACCGAAGGAGTATGAGGAAGCACTGCAGAAGCTGAATATTGATCTTCAGTCAGATTTTTCCCAGTTTTATCTGCATGCAGATGATGGCCCGACGTTCTATAGCAGGCATCAGGAGATCTATCAGATCTGCTGGGTCATGGAGAATACCGTGTATTTGGAAGACATGACGGTGGCCCAGCTCACCCTCGGATTGCCTGAAGCTTACATACCGCTGGATAGCTTTGAAGGGGAAGGAGGATTTTTCTATAACCGGCAAACCGGTGAAGTGGTGCTGGTAGAGCTTGGTGAGTCGATTGAACTTTTCTTGAGCGGAGAGAGCCGCCCCGAGTGGCCTGATTTTAATACATTTCTAGAGTGGTACTTCGAACTGGAGGAGAAGGCGCTATGA
- a CDS encoding alginate O-acetyltransferase AlgX-related protein yields MHNFLAKKRITAFLFILVLVTLSVLNILQSFGPIKQTLASGDYDISETKGLIHQLDADINDHVFEKFGFVEAYGYLQSLMWKNEENNFEVVRDMEGKLHYTYFATGPTYTKDLSDRVAALGAHLDPQTKLTYVMTPDKYVRGYTTFPEGIPYNYNNETADGFLANLKQDGIDTLDLREGLLESGIPPEDLFFTTDHHWKIRTAFWAFGQLVNHMDGMYTKSLDPDHYFTDIHNYNVIPYEDIFIGSQGRKAGKYFAGADDFDLIYPKFKTNYSFYFKTGETEAALNGRFEDALLTTYPLNVEGATYDLTADKYFTYLYGNQGMVHVVNKDNPNGLKVMFIKDSLAVPMITFLSTVVSEIYVIDPRYYTEDIMDFASKTELDHVFVSISPQDLVEEFFPYGANN; encoded by the coding sequence ATGCATAACTTTCTTGCCAAAAAGAGAATCACCGCTTTCCTCTTCATTCTCGTGCTGGTGACGCTCTCTGTTCTGAATATCCTTCAGTCCTTCGGCCCAATCAAACAAACACTGGCCTCCGGAGACTACGATATCTCTGAAACCAAAGGACTGATCCACCAGCTGGATGCGGACATCAATGATCATGTCTTCGAGAAGTTTGGTTTCGTGGAAGCCTACGGATACTTACAATCCCTGATGTGGAAAAACGAGGAGAACAATTTCGAGGTTGTCAGAGACATGGAGGGCAAGCTGCACTATACCTATTTTGCCACCGGGCCAACGTACACGAAGGATCTGTCCGACCGGGTTGCTGCGCTTGGAGCGCATTTGGATCCACAAACGAAGCTGACCTATGTCATGACACCGGACAAATACGTGCGTGGCTATACCACATTCCCGGAAGGCATTCCGTACAACTATAACAATGAGACTGCAGACGGCTTCCTAGCCAATCTGAAACAGGACGGCATTGATACCCTTGATCTGCGGGAGGGTTTGCTGGAAAGCGGCATTCCGCCGGAGGATCTGTTCTTTACAACGGACCATCACTGGAAAATCAGGACAGCGTTCTGGGCCTTCGGCCAGCTCGTGAATCATATGGACGGCATGTACACGAAGTCGCTGGACCCGGATCATTATTTCACAGACATTCATAACTACAATGTGATTCCATATGAAGATATCTTTATCGGATCACAGGGCCGCAAGGCTGGTAAATACTTCGCGGGAGCAGATGACTTCGACCTGATCTATCCGAAATTCAAGACGAACTATTCCTTCTACTTCAAGACAGGTGAGACCGAAGCTGCACTTAACGGACGCTTCGAGGATGCGCTGCTCACCACCTACCCGCTCAATGTGGAGGGAGCTACATATGATCTGACTGCGGACAAGTATTTCACGTACCTATACGGGAATCAGGGGATGGTTCATGTAGTGAACAAAGACAACCCGAATGGTCTGAAGGTCATGTTCATCAAGGACTCCCTCGCCGTGCCAATGATCACTTTCCTGTCCACGGTTGTGTCCGAAATCTACGTCATCGATCCGAGGTATTACACCGAGGACATTATGGATTTTGCCAGCAAGACGGAGCTGGATCATGTCTTTGTATCGATCTCGCCACAGGACCTGGTGGAAGAATTCTTCCCTTACGGGGCGAACAATTAA
- a CDS encoding MBOAT family O-acyltransferase, which translates to MLFSSVVFLFYFLPLVLGLYYVLRFSVTLKNMLLLVASLFFYAWGEPWFVLIMLASICFNYVFALLVDKFRERRNAAYTIITMMLIVNLGMLFVFKYLAFALRIVNENTSFGLSIPNIALPLGISFFTFHGISYVIDVYRGHGAVQKNLFYVALYISFFPQLVAGPILRYNTIADQMVNRKESWDKFAVGCCRFIVGLGKKVLLSNSMAIVADHIFSMAGTSEVSSSLAWLGAIAYTLQIYFDFSGYSDMAIGLALMFGFKFEENFRYPYISRSITEFWRRWHISLGTWFKEYVYFPLGGSRVTNKDKMIRNLLIVWGLTGVWHGAEWTFVVWGLINFTFIALEKIFSFDKGTRFIPLRHLYAMFIVVIGWVIFRSPDLLQAGHYLGNMFGLYGNGFWSDTTGMFLKEYAFFFILGILFCMPIATRMNKLMVDGARFRKPLELVYPLTIIVLFLVCVSYLVKGTYNPFIYFNF; encoded by the coding sequence GTGCTCTTTTCCAGTGTCGTTTTTTTATTTTATTTTCTACCGCTTGTACTGGGGCTCTATTACGTACTGAGATTTTCGGTCACGCTCAAAAATATGCTGCTGCTTGTCGCAAGTTTATTCTTCTATGCTTGGGGTGAACCCTGGTTCGTCCTGATCATGCTCGCCTCCATCTGTTTCAACTATGTCTTCGCTCTGCTCGTGGACAAGTTCAGGGAAAGGCGCAATGCAGCCTACACCATCATTACGATGATGCTGATCGTCAACCTCGGCATGCTGTTTGTGTTCAAATATCTGGCTTTTGCGCTGCGCATTGTGAATGAAAATACGAGCTTCGGACTCAGCATTCCGAACATTGCACTGCCGCTGGGTATCTCCTTCTTCACCTTCCACGGCATCTCTTACGTCATTGATGTCTATCGTGGACACGGTGCTGTACAGAAAAATCTCTTTTACGTCGCATTGTACATCTCCTTCTTCCCTCAGCTCGTTGCCGGACCGATTCTGCGGTACAACACGATTGCGGATCAGATGGTGAACCGGAAAGAGAGCTGGGACAAGTTCGCGGTAGGCTGCTGCAGGTTCATTGTGGGCCTGGGCAAAAAGGTGCTGTTATCGAACAGTATGGCTATTGTCGCCGATCACATCTTCAGCATGGCGGGCACATCTGAAGTGTCCTCCAGTTTGGCGTGGCTTGGGGCGATTGCCTATACGCTGCAGATTTATTTCGACTTCTCCGGGTATTCCGACATGGCCATTGGTCTGGCATTGATGTTCGGCTTCAAGTTCGAGGAGAACTTCCGATATCCGTACATCTCCAGATCCATCACCGAATTCTGGCGCCGCTGGCATATCTCGCTCGGTACCTGGTTCAAGGAATATGTATACTTCCCGCTGGGTGGTTCCCGCGTTACCAATAAGGATAAAATGATTCGCAACCTGCTAATCGTCTGGGGACTTACCGGCGTATGGCATGGAGCGGAGTGGACTTTCGTCGTGTGGGGGTTAATTAACTTCACGTTCATCGCGCTGGAGAAAATCTTCAGCTTTGACAAAGGAACACGCTTCATCCCGCTGCGGCATCTCTACGCCATGTTTATCGTTGTGATTGGCTGGGTGATCTTCCGGTCGCCGGATCTGCTGCAGGCAGGTCACTATCTGGGGAATATGTTTGGACTGTACGGCAATGGATTCTGGAGCGATACAACAGGGATGTTCCTCAAGGAATATGCATTCTTCTTCATTCTGGGTATTCTCTTCTGCATGCCGATCGCCACCCGGATGAACAAACTCATGGTCGATGGCGCCCGCTTCCGCAAACCGCTGGAGCTGGTCTATCCGCTGACGATCATTGTATTATTCCTAGTCTGCGTATCGTATCTGGTCAAGGGTACATATAATCCATTTATCTATTTTAATTTCTGA
- a CDS encoding glycosyltransferase, translating into MNYLSTRNKILVTATVIMSCIYVIWRTFFTIPFGHGPLAVTAGLALLIVELIGMFELAVHFYNMTRLEYPELPVVDEALYPDVDVFIATYNEPTSLLFKTINGCLNMDYPDRSKVHIHLCDDSNRPEMRKLAAHLGINYLTRTEHKHAKAGNLNNAMKHTSSPLIVTFDADMIPKHDFLTSCVPYFLTGEKIGFVQTPQSFYNPDQFQYNLYSENRIPNEQDYFYRDVQVGRNKSNSVIYGGTNTVLSRQALEDVGGFYTGSITEDFATGIEMQSKGYRCFATNKVLASGLAPGDLKSLIKQRQRWARGCIQTGKKMNLLFKKGLSFAQKLNYISSITYWYSGLKRLLYIMSPILFAVFGILVVKCTILEILIFWLPMYLLTNTCLRMLSGNIRTTKWTNVYETILFPSLLPAVILETLGITMNKFVVTRKDGAQNDDRNYQIKQMIPHLILAVLSIIGIVNCIHWTFSQGTIGFLVVLYWLLINFYNIMMSIFFLAGRKVFRNHERSLASVDCTITTEGETISCMTHDLSEGGISVMLDMPKYIPSDMEVGIKLVNDRYASEFTGKVAHVASIGDRWKYAFIVKEIKEEQQRQLLHIIYDREPTLPQKLDKDISTFEDIRLNFVRRGQSEFISNRKLARIAVNRTVDTPMHGAVTLLDFNYEYVLLETSHQELSYEINLPISDDLTLECVWVQSLRNKRGNLYRVTNIQDIARNHQMQTLETLFTQWNKEQRQTGRPNVISKDKNVSKDELNEMAYL; encoded by the coding sequence TTGAATTATTTAAGTACACGCAACAAGATTCTGGTCACGGCAACGGTGATCATGTCTTGTATTTACGTCATTTGGCGTACGTTCTTCACCATTCCTTTCGGCCATGGCCCTCTCGCCGTGACCGCTGGTCTTGCCCTCCTTATTGTCGAACTCATCGGCATGTTCGAACTGGCCGTCCACTTTTACAATATGACCCGGCTTGAATATCCTGAGCTTCCCGTAGTAGACGAGGCGTTATATCCGGATGTGGATGTCTTTATTGCGACCTACAATGAACCCACTTCCCTGCTCTTCAAAACGATTAACGGCTGTCTCAATATGGATTATCCGGACCGTTCCAAAGTACATATCCATCTGTGTGACGATTCCAATCGTCCCGAGATGCGGAAGCTTGCCGCCCATCTGGGCATTAACTACCTGACCCGGACTGAGCACAAACACGCCAAGGCTGGTAATCTCAACAACGCCATGAAACATACTTCTTCCCCCCTGATCGTCACCTTTGATGCCGACATGATTCCGAAGCATGATTTTCTGACGTCCTGTGTGCCGTATTTTCTGACAGGAGAAAAGATCGGTTTCGTGCAGACACCGCAAAGCTTCTACAATCCCGATCAATTCCAGTACAATCTGTACTCCGAGAACCGGATTCCGAATGAGCAGGATTATTTCTACCGTGACGTGCAGGTTGGACGCAACAAATCCAATTCCGTAATCTACGGCGGAACCAATACGGTGCTCTCCAGACAGGCATTGGAAGACGTTGGTGGATTCTACACTGGTTCCATTACGGAGGATTTTGCAACAGGCATCGAGATGCAGAGCAAAGGGTATCGCTGCTTCGCAACCAACAAGGTACTGGCATCCGGGCTTGCCCCTGGCGACTTGAAGAGCTTAATCAAGCAGCGTCAGCGCTGGGCACGCGGTTGTATCCAGACAGGTAAGAAGATGAATCTGCTGTTCAAGAAAGGTTTGAGTTTTGCCCAAAAATTAAATTATATTTCTTCCATAACCTATTGGTATTCCGGGCTGAAGAGATTGCTGTATATCATGTCGCCGATCCTGTTTGCCGTCTTCGGCATTCTTGTTGTGAAATGCACCATACTTGAAATTTTAATATTTTGGCTGCCGATGTACCTCCTGACCAATACCTGTCTGCGCATGCTATCGGGCAATATCCGAACAACCAAATGGACCAATGTCTATGAAACCATCCTGTTCCCGTCCCTGCTGCCTGCTGTCATTCTGGAGACGCTTGGCATTACGATGAACAAATTCGTCGTTACCCGCAAGGACGGTGCGCAAAATGATGATCGTAACTATCAGATCAAACAAATGATTCCCCATCTGATTCTGGCTGTCCTATCCATCATCGGTATCGTGAACTGCATTCACTGGACGTTTAGTCAGGGCACCATCGGTTTTCTGGTCGTGCTGTACTGGCTGCTGATCAACTTCTATAACATTATGATGTCCATCTTCTTCCTGGCCGGACGTAAAGTGTTCCGAAACCATGAGCGCTCACTCGCTTCTGTGGACTGCACGATTACGACCGAAGGCGAGACGATCTCCTGTATGACTCATGATCTCTCGGAAGGCGGAATATCCGTGATGCTCGATATGCCCAAATATATTCCGAGTGATATGGAGGTTGGCATCAAGCTGGTTAACGATCGATATGCAAGTGAATTTACAGGCAAGGTCGCTCACGTTGCATCCATCGGCGATCGTTGGAAATATGCTTTTATCGTCAAGGAAATTAAAGAAGAGCAGCAGCGGCAGCTGCTGCACATTATCTATGACCGCGAGCCCACGCTTCCTCAGAAGCTGGACAAGGATATCAGTACGTTCGAGGACATTCGCCTGAACTTTGTGCGCCGGGGGCAGAGTGAGTTTATATCCAACCGGAAGCTGGCACGTATTGCAGTCAACCGTACAGTGGACACGCCAATGCATGGAGCCGTTACCCTGCTTGATTTCAACTATGAATATGTTCTGCTGGAGACATCACATCAAGAATTGAGCTATGAGATCAATCTGCCCATTAGCGACGACCTGACCCTGGAGTGTGTATGGGTACAATCCCTGCGGAACAAACGAGGTAACCTGTACCGGGTGACCAACATCCAGGACATCGCCCGTAATCATCAGATGCAAACTCTCGAGACTTTGTTTACGCAGTGGAACAAGGAGCAACGGCAGACAGGTCGGCCAAATGTCATATCCAAAGACAAAAACGTCTCGAAGGATGAACTCAACGAGATGGCTTATTTATAG
- a CDS encoding CBS domain-containing protein: MEISYFLLPKDEVAYIKSSASMKEALEQLEAQHYTAIPVIDQDGKYVATLSEGDLLWKMRSTPGLTFDNMDQVQVNEISNRVYNECVFIKAEMEDMLTLAADQNFVPVVDVDRVFLGIIRRKDIIEYYTRNISD, encoded by the coding sequence ATGGAAATCAGCTATTTTTTACTCCCCAAAGACGAAGTGGCTTATATCAAGTCCTCCGCTTCCATGAAGGAAGCACTCGAACAGCTTGAAGCACAGCATTATACCGCCATTCCCGTGATTGATCAGGACGGAAAATATGTTGCGACCCTGTCCGAAGGCGATTTGTTATGGAAAATGCGGAGCACCCCTGGACTGACGTTTGATAACATGGATCAGGTTCAGGTGAATGAGATCAGCAACCGGGTATATAATGAATGCGTCTTCATCAAAGCTGAAATGGAGGATATGCTGACGCTGGCAGCGGACCAGAATTTCGTGCCTGTCGTGGACGTGGACCGCGTCTTTCTTGGCATTATCCGGCGCAAGGATATTATTGAGTATTACACCCGCAATATTTCTGATTAA